Proteins found in one Chaetodon auriga isolate fChaAug3 chromosome 12, fChaAug3.hap1, whole genome shotgun sequence genomic segment:
- the LOC143329709 gene encoding uncharacterized protein LOC143329709 yields the protein MSVFVILGLLVCIQAPVFSGSSAVTPVFVQKGKDVLLNVRTDDGLQIDLVLWISNANIVIVRSSSQREPKISPDYTGRIEFSLKNYSLKLKNLQDADDGVYTVQILGKRAVTAHYKVSVQDPVSPVDLTVDFVSKSSESCNLTVACRPQDSLISSTFRCYNKSCSEEGGERSEVMTSGASLHVYLVNDSIICNHSNQVSWTKDTEMIEHFCLRSAGSECVSAGISMCLMKTVVLSVGLIIMVSAVISVHIMVKLKKQK from the exons atgtctgtctttgtcataCTGGGACTGCTGGTCTGCATCCAGGCACCAG tgttttcagggTCCAGTGCAGTCactcctgtgtttgtgcagaagGGAAAGGATGTGCTTCTGAATGTCAGGACAGATGATGGTCTTCAGATAGATCTTGTTTTGTGGATATCCAATGCAAATATTGTTATAGTAAGATCTTCATCTCAGAGGGAACCAAAAATCTCTCCTGATTACACTGGAAGGATTGAGTTTTCTCTGAAAAATTACTCTCTGAAATTAAAGAATCTACAAGATGCAGACGATGGAGTTTATACTGTACAAATCCTAGGAAAGAGAGCAGTCACAGCTCATTACAAAGTCAGCGTTCAAG ATCCAGTGTCTCCAGTGGACCTGACTGTGGACTTTGTGTCCAAAAGCTCAGAGTCCTGTAACCTCACTGTGGCCTGCAGGCCACAGGACTCTCTCATCAGCAGCACTTTTAGATGTTACAACAAAAGCTgcagtgaggagggaggagagcgaTCAGAGGTCATGACCTCCGGTGCCTCTCTCCACGTCTACCTGGTGAATGACTCCATCATCTGTAACCATAGCAACCAGGTCAGCTGGACCAAGGACACTGAAATGATTGAACATTTCTGCCTCCGAAGTGCTG GTTCagagtgtgtctctgcaggaatCTCGATGTGCCTGATGAAGACAGTCGTCCTCTCTGTCGGTCTGATCATCATGGTGTCCGCCGTCATCAGTGTTCATATCATGGTGAAGCTCAAGAAGCAGAAGTAA
- the LOC143329522 gene encoding uncharacterized protein LOC143329522, with protein sequence MGPISLLYALFLSWFSPIQGSSAVTPVFVQKGKDVLLNVKTDDGLQEDVFVSWTYNAHNVIVRSSSQKEPKIYLNYTGRIEFSVKNYSLTLKNLQEADDGVYTVRMIGDIEVTAQYIVRVQDPVSPVNLTVDSVSNSSDSCNLTVACRTQDSLISSTFRCDTKSCSEEGGERSEVMTSGASLHVYLVNDSIICNHSNQVSWTEDIEMIEHFCPLSAVTAEQHNNTVYALGVVPILTVIIAAAFYRHRQKSRSKNIENTVYADPKVTAATQMDQSPTNDTSGASPMSTYCLVGHHTGSTGSTKSGGNTQPESLYAKVEKPARS encoded by the exons GGTCCAGTGCAGTGactcctgtgtttgtgcagaagGGAAAGGATGTGCTTCTGAACGTCAAGACAGATGACGGTCTTCAggaagatgtttttgtttcatggACATACAATGCACATAATGTTATAGTAAGATCTTCATCTCAGAAAGAACCAAAAATCTATCTTAATTACACTGGAAGGATTgagttttctgtgaaaaattACTCTCTGACATTGAAGAATCTACAAGAAGCAGACGATGGAGTTTATACTGTACGAATGATAGGAGATATAGAAGTCACAGCTCAATACATTGTCAGAGTTCAAG ATCCAGTGTCTCCAGTGAACCTGACCGTGGACTCTGTGTCCAACAGCTCAGACTCCTGTAACCTCACTGTGGCCTGCAGGACACAGGACTCTCTCATCAGCAGCACTTTCAGATGTGACACCAAAAGCTgcagtgaggagggaggagagcgaTCAGAGGTCATGACCTCCGGTGCATCTCTCCACGTCTACCTGGTGAATGACTCCATCATCTGTAACCATAGCAACCAGGTCAGCTGGACCGAGGACATTGAAATGATTGAACATTTCTGCCCCCTAAGTGCTG tTACAGCTGAACAACACAACAATACTGTCTATGCGCTTGGTGTCGTCCCAATTTTAACCGTCATAATTGCTGCAGCTTTTTATCGACACAGACAAAAAA GTAGAAGTAAGAACATTGAAAACACAGTATACGCAGATCCAAAG GTGACAGCTGCAACCCAAATGGATCAGAGTCCAACAAATGATACTTCAGGTGCTTCTCCAATGTCCACCTACTGCTTGGTGGGGCATCACACTGGATCCACGGGGTCTACTAAGAGTGGAGGCAACACTCAGCCAGAAAGCCTTTACGCTAAGGTAGAAAAGCCTGCCAGGTCCTGA